AACGTTAAATAACATCATCAAACCAACAGTACCCGCAGCAAAAGGAACCGCTACACCAACACAGGCAACAACTGTAGCTTGATACCCCACTTCTTTTAGTTGCCTGAGATCTGATTCCAGGCCAATTTCAAATAGCAGGATAATCACGCCCAATTCAGCTAAGACTGAAATGACTTCACTCTGGGACTCAAATATACTTGTAACGGCGGCGGGAGAAAGATGATTAATCCATTGCATCACCATCATTACCCCTGAATCAGAGGCAGACAGACCACTTTCGGGAAAAATAACTAGATGTAGGGCAGACACCCCCACAATTACCCCTGCTACCAATTCCCCTAAAACTGGAGGAAAATCCAAGCGTTTAGCTATTTCCGCACCGAGTTTACTGGCTAGGTAAATCACCACCAAACTTAGCAGAACTCCGGTAAGCACAATCGGTGAATTTTCTGCATCGACAGTTGCTAGTAAGGGCATAGGGGCAGGCAAGGATGCGATCGCAGAACTCATATCTGTAATTGTGTGTTTCAAAAACATGGGTAATAAAGATGGTCTAACTGTTGATACATTAAACTGTCAGGAGATTGAAAGCACTATCAATCATCTCCAAACCCTGATCAACAGTTTCAATTACACTCAACTGTCCTCGCAACTCCGCAGCACCAGCAAACCCCTTGCAATACCACGCCATGTGCTTACGCGCTTGACGTATCCCCTTTTCTCCTTTGTAATCCCACAAAGCTTGTAAATGTTCCCTGGCACATTCCAATAGTTGCACAGGCGTTGCTGGTGGTAATTTCTCCCCTGTTTTTAGAAAGTAATCAATTTCACCCACCAAAAACGGATAACCCAAAGTTCCCCGCGAACACATTACGCCATCAGCATTTGTTTTTTCTAAGCAACGTACTGCTGATTCAACTGAAAATATATCCCCATTAGCGATCACTGGAATTGAGATAACTTCCTTTACTCGTTTAATCCATTCCCAGTTAGCAGAACCATTATAACCTTGAGCGCGAGTGCGACCATGCACTGTAATCATTTGCGCCCCTGCATCTTGCATTCGTTTGGCAAAATCTAGAATAGTAATTTCCTGATCACTCCAACCAATTCGAGTTTTAACTGTTACTGGAACATCTACAGATCTCACTACTTCCCTAACAATCGCCTCAGCAACTTCTGGTTGTCTTAATAAAGAAGAACCGCCGCCTTTTTTAGTAATTTTATTAACCGGACAACCCATATTTATATCAACCGTATCAGCACCTTCTGCTACTGCTTTTTGTGCGGCTTCTGCCATAAAGTCTGGACGACAATCAAACAGTTGAATACTAATCGGTTTTTCTTTGGGGTCTACCTCCATAATCTTAGGTAGCTCTTTCAGATAATGTAATCCCGTCGCCTGTACCATTTCGGTGTACATCATCGACTCTGGCGCATAGCGACGCACCAAGCGGCGAAATACTAAATCTGTCACACCAGATAAAGGAGATTGTAAAACCCGACTTTTAACTTCTAATGAGCCAATTTTTAGAGGTGTTGAGAGGTTTGCTTTCAGGAGAGGAGATAGAAAAACCATAATATGTATATTTAATGAAAATCAAGCTTATTTATTTTAAGCAAGCTGAATCATGCACTTGCAGGATGAACTCATGATGTCTTATTCGTGTCCAATGTGTTTTAGTATAACTTTACAAAGCTTAATTACAAGGGTATTGACATAGAACATTTTTATTTATAAATGTTTGCAACTTACTTTAATGCAGAAAAAATATTTTTTAAATGACTAAATTTTTTTTCTTTGATAAAGTACAAGGCTAACAACTTAATTGTTGGCTGCATTAACTACTGAAAGAGCATTAATTTATGATGAAAAAATTGATTTCAAAACTGAGTGCGATCGCCACAACCAGTGCTGCTTTATCCCTGACAATCTCAGTAAATGCACCTCAAGCAAATGCTGGTCTGCGTACTTACGCTCTTTCTTGGGATGGCTCAAATGGCTATTCTGCTACTGGGTTGTTCAGCTTTGACGACTCATTATTAGGAAATATCATCAGCAAAAATGATCTCGACAGCCTCTCAATTTCCTTTTTCGACCCCACAGGCAGTCAGTTGGAAAGCTTTGAATTTCCCTTTCCAGCTTCTGAGGCGGAATTGAACTTCAACTTTAATTCAGCAACTGGAAAAGTCATCCAATCAGGCGCATACGACAACCCAACAGAAGGATTAGATCTACGGATCAACTATTACGCAGGTGAGACAGGTTTAGATTTCTATACAGCCAATGGAGAAAACTTTCCCTTCTTTCCACCGTTACCGTTAGGTACACTTGTACTGGACAATAACGTGCAAGCCAAAGCTTGCTACCCCTCCCAATTGGCTCCTGTTGGTTGTGCCAGACTTTCTACTGGTGGTACTTTAACAGTAACAGCAACAGCAACAGCAGTTCCCGAACCCGCTTCTGTGGTAAGTTGGCTGGCATTAGGCGCAATCGGTGCAGATTCAACCTTGAAGAAAAAGTTAGGTTCAGTGCAAGTTGCTAAAAGTCGTTCTGTTGTCAGGTAGATCAAGTAGAAAAACTGAAATTCATCATAATTAATGCGATCGCTCCTTCATTTAAGCAAGCAAGCTTGAATAAAAAGTGCGATCGCTCGCGTCTTTTTATTGCCAAATATCTACCTGTGAAACCCGACTATAGACAATCGAGACGGCAAATACAACTATATATATACGGTTCACCCCAATTACTCATCCCTGATATTTACCTACATTAGTTTCAGTGACGTTAATAAATAAATTTGAGGTAAATGAGCAAGCTGTGACAACTCTTAAGCCTAACCGTCCCAACTCAGGTTCGGAAAACCACCCTTCAAGAGAAAGCCTAACCGCACTCAGTATATAGATTGGTACATAAGCAGTATTAAAACTAGACTGGCTGCTCTTGAACAACCTAGTTAGTTCAATTAGCAATCCGGTCGATTCTCGCACCTCCACAATTTTGTAGTTATAGGAACAAACGAAGACTCATTATGGCAAAAGTAGTTGGCATTGACTTAGGTACAACTAACTCCTGCGTAGCAGTAATGGAAGGTGGTAAGCCCACTGTTATTGCCAACGCTGAAGGTTTTCGCACAACACCTTCTGTAGTAGCATTTGCGAAGAATGGCGATCGCTTAGTCGGTCAAATCGCCAAGCGCCAAGGGGTAATGAACCCCGAAAATACCTTTTATTCTGTTAAGCGTTTCATTGGGCGTAAATTTGATGAAATCACCCATGAAGCGACTGAAGTATCTTACAAAGTACTTCGTGACAATAACGCCAACGTTAAACTAGACTGTCCTGCTCAAAGTAAGCAGTTTGCTCCAGAAGAAATTTCAGCTCAAGTTCTGCGTAAGCTGGTAGACGATGCTAGTAAGTATCTCGGCGAAACTGTAACCCAAGCAGTAATTACTGTTCCTGCTTACTTCAACGACTCCCAACGCCAAGCAACTAAAGATGCTGGCAAAATTGCTGGGATTGAAGTAATGCGGATCATCAACGAACCTACTGCCGCATCTCTAGCTTACGGTTTAGACAAGAAAAGCAACGAAACCATTATCGTATTTGACCTTGGTGGTGGTACATTCGACGTTTCCATCCTAGAAGTTGGCGAAGGTGTCTTTGAAGTATTAGCAACTTCTGGTGACACTCACTTGGGTGGTGACGACTTCGACAAGAAAATCGTTGACTTTCTAGCTGATGAATTCAAGCGCCAAGAAGGCATTGACCTGCGTAAAGACCGTCAAGCTTTGCAACGTTT
This portion of the Oculatellaceae cyanobacterium genome encodes:
- the dusB gene encoding tRNA dihydrouridine synthase DusB, with translation MVFLSPLLKANLSTPLKIGSLEVKSRVLQSPLSGVTDLVFRRLVRRYAPESMMYTEMVQATGLHYLKELPKIMEVDPKEKPISIQLFDCRPDFMAEAAQKAVAEGADTVDINMGCPVNKITKKGGGSSLLRQPEVAEAIVREVVRSVDVPVTVKTRIGWSDQEITILDFAKRMQDAGAQMITVHGRTRAQGYNGSANWEWIKRVKEVISIPVIANGDIFSVESAVRCLEKTNADGVMCSRGTLGYPFLVGEIDYFLKTGEKLPPATPVQLLECAREHLQALWDYKGEKGIRQARKHMAWYCKGFAGAAELRGQLSVIETVDQGLEMIDSAFNLLTV